A portion of the Tepidamorphus gemmatus genome contains these proteins:
- a CDS encoding DUF3096 domain-containing protein: protein MTVDIITIQPLIALIAGVLILIMPRLLNYVVAVYLILIGILGLVG from the coding sequence ATGACCGTCGACATCATCACCATCCAGCCGCTGATTGCCCTGATCGCCGGGGTGCTCATCCTGATCATGCCGCGGTTGCTGAACTACGTGGTCGCCGTCTACCTGATCCTCATCGGCATCCTCGGTCTCGTCGGCTGA
- the glyS gene encoding glycine--tRNA ligase subunit beta — translation MPDLLLELFSEEIPARMQARAAEDLRKLVTDALVERGLVYDSARAFATPRRLALNITGLPVRSPDTREERKGPRVGAPEAALAGFLKAAGLASIDEATIQSDPKKGDFYVAVTSRPGREAKAVIAEIVPEVIRRFPWPKSMRWGSGSLRWVRPLKSIVCVFGPETEETEVVDFEVDGLKSGRVTFGHRFMKPGAITVRRFDDYVEKLERAFVVLDPDRRREIIRTDARTLAFAQGLELVEDEPLVEEVAGLVEWPVALMGSFDPEFLKIPPEVIRLTIRANQKCFVMRDGEGALAPRFITVANLIAADGGGKIVAGNARVIAARLSDARFFYETDLRTPLEVHANKLKSIVFHEKLGTQAERVERIARLARELAPLVGADPDKAERAARLAKADLVSEMVGEFPELQGVMGRYYALAQGEDPEVADAIRDHYRPAGSGDQVPTEPVAIAVALADRLDMLVGFWTIGEKPTGSKDPYGLRRAALGVIRIVLGNGVRVGLLQPIRSICVSAGADGVGDVAADLLAFFADRLKVQLRDEGARHDLVDAVFALGQEARSAAGATGAGQTQDDLVMIVRRVEALAAFLATEDGASLLTAYRRAANILAIEEKKDGRAYAGHADPAVFAQDEERVLFDRIAEVAAESDCALQREDFAAAMAALARLRAPVDRFFDTVTVNAEDPTLRENRLRLLSQIRAAMDQVAVFSKIAG, via the coding sequence ATGCCTGACCTGCTGCTCGAACTGTTCTCCGAGGAGATTCCTGCCCGCATGCAGGCCCGGGCGGCAGAGGATCTCAGGAAGCTCGTGACCGACGCCCTCGTCGAGCGCGGCCTTGTCTACGACTCCGCGCGCGCCTTCGCGACGCCCAGACGCCTGGCGCTGAACATCACCGGCCTACCTGTCCGTAGCCCCGATACGCGCGAGGAGCGCAAGGGGCCGCGCGTCGGCGCGCCGGAGGCGGCTCTGGCGGGCTTCCTGAAGGCGGCCGGCCTCGCCTCGATCGACGAGGCGACGATCCAGTCCGATCCGAAGAAGGGCGACTTCTACGTGGCGGTAACGTCCCGCCCCGGCCGCGAGGCCAAGGCCGTGATCGCCGAGATCGTGCCCGAAGTGATTCGCCGCTTCCCCTGGCCGAAGTCGATGCGCTGGGGCTCGGGTTCGCTCAGATGGGTGCGGCCGCTCAAGTCGATCGTCTGCGTGTTCGGGCCGGAGACCGAAGAGACGGAGGTCGTCGACTTCGAGGTCGATGGGCTGAAATCCGGCCGCGTCACCTTTGGTCACCGTTTCATGAAGCCGGGCGCGATTACCGTTCGCCGGTTCGACGACTACGTGGAGAAGCTTGAGCGCGCCTTCGTGGTGCTCGATCCCGACCGGCGCAGGGAGATCATCCGTACGGATGCCCGCACGCTCGCCTTCGCGCAGGGCCTGGAACTGGTCGAGGACGAGCCGCTGGTCGAGGAGGTTGCCGGCCTCGTCGAATGGCCGGTGGCGCTGATGGGTTCGTTCGACCCGGAGTTCCTGAAGATTCCGCCCGAGGTCATCCGCCTGACCATCCGCGCCAACCAGAAGTGCTTCGTGATGCGCGATGGCGAGGGAGCGCTCGCCCCGCGTTTCATCACGGTCGCCAACCTGATCGCGGCGGATGGCGGTGGGAAGATCGTCGCCGGCAATGCCCGCGTCATCGCTGCGCGGCTGTCGGATGCCCGCTTCTTCTACGAGACGGATCTCAGGACTCCGCTGGAGGTCCATGCGAACAAGCTGAAGTCGATCGTCTTCCACGAGAAGCTCGGAACTCAGGCCGAGCGTGTCGAGCGAATCGCCCGGCTGGCGCGGGAGCTTGCCCCCCTCGTCGGTGCCGACCCGGACAAGGCCGAGCGCGCCGCACGCCTCGCCAAGGCAGATCTGGTCAGCGAGATGGTCGGCGAGTTCCCCGAACTTCAGGGCGTCATGGGCCGCTACTACGCGCTGGCGCAGGGCGAGGACCCGGAGGTCGCCGACGCGATCCGCGACCACTACCGGCCGGCGGGCTCCGGCGATCAGGTGCCGACGGAACCGGTCGCCATCGCCGTTGCGCTGGCCGACCGGCTCGACATGCTGGTCGGCTTCTGGACGATCGGCGAGAAGCCGACCGGTTCGAAGGATCCTTATGGGCTCAGGCGCGCCGCACTCGGGGTGATCCGCATCGTGCTGGGGAACGGAGTGCGGGTCGGGCTTCTGCAGCCGATCCGCAGCATCTGCGTCTCGGCCGGGGCGGACGGCGTCGGTGATGTCGCCGCCGACCTCCTCGCCTTCTTCGCCGACCGCCTGAAGGTGCAGCTCCGCGACGAGGGCGCACGCCACGATCTCGTCGATGCCGTCTTCGCACTGGGCCAGGAGGCGAGGAGCGCCGCAGGTGCGACAGGGGCGGGGCAGACCCAGGACGATCTCGTGATGATCGTGCGTCGGGTCGAGGCGCTGGCGGCCTTCCTCGCCACCGAGGACGGGGCGAGCCTGCTCACCGCCTATCGCCGGGCCGCCAACATCCTCGCCATCGAGGAGAAGAAGGATGGCCGCGCCTATGCCGGCCATGCCGACCCGGCTGTCTTCGCGCAGGACGAGGAGCGGGTGCTGTTCGACCGCATCGCCGAGGTTGCGGCCGAATCGGATTGCGCGCTGCAGCGGGAGGACTTCGCCGCCGCGATGGCCGCGCTCGCCCGCCTGCGCGCCCCTGTCGACCGGTTCTTCGACACCGTCACGGTGAATGCCGAAGACCCGACGCTGCGCGAGAACAGGCTGCGCCTGCTCTCGCAGATCCGCGCTGCGATGGATCAGGTGGCGGTGTTCTCGAAGATCGCCGGATAG
- a CDS encoding uracil-DNA glycosylase: MAGGREEDRRAALALLAWQLAAGVDEVVGNLPVNRLESAASIRGRPPATPRPMPSSATARSAPAPAAAAAQQGPSEAVMAARARAREAETLEQLRDILAGFDGCALRLTARNLCFADGNPQARIMFVGEAPGQEEDIQGAPFVGPAGKLLDRMLAAIGLDRTSVYITNVVYWRPPGNRTPTPQETQICRPFVERQIELADPDVLVLLGNASASVLLDRKEGILRLRGKWFDFDTGRRTIPAMPTLHPAYLLRQPGQKRLAWRDFLAIRKALDG; the protein is encoded by the coding sequence ATGGCAGGCGGGCGCGAGGAGGACCGGCGGGCGGCGCTGGCGCTGCTCGCCTGGCAGCTTGCCGCCGGCGTCGACGAGGTGGTCGGAAACCTGCCGGTCAACCGCCTCGAGAGTGCTGCATCGATCCGCGGGCGTCCGCCCGCCACGCCGCGCCCCATGCCGTCGTCGGCCACCGCCCGGTCCGCGCCGGCACCGGCCGCCGCGGCTGCCCAGCAGGGTCCCTCCGAGGCGGTCATGGCCGCGCGCGCCCGTGCCCGGGAGGCGGAGACGCTCGAGCAGCTGCGCGACATTCTCGCCGGCTTCGACGGATGCGCGCTGCGCCTCACGGCCAGGAACCTGTGCTTCGCCGACGGAAATCCGCAGGCGCGCATCATGTTCGTCGGCGAGGCGCCGGGGCAGGAGGAGGATATCCAGGGGGCACCCTTCGTCGGCCCCGCCGGCAAGCTGCTCGACCGCATGCTCGCCGCAATCGGCCTTGACCGCACGAGCGTCTACATCACCAACGTCGTCTACTGGCGCCCGCCAGGCAACCGCACACCGACACCGCAGGAGACGCAGATCTGCCGGCCCTTCGTCGAGCGGCAGATCGAACTGGCCGACCCTGACGTCCTCGTGCTGCTCGGCAACGCATCGGCGAGCGTGCTGCTCGATCGCAAGGAGGGCATTCTGAGGCTGCGCGGCAAGTGGTTCGATTTCGACACCGGCCGTCGCACGATCCCGGCAATGCCCACGCTGCATCCAGCCTACCTGCTGCGCCAGCCCGGCCAGAAGCGCCTCGCCTGGCGCGACTTCCTGGCGATCCGCAAGGCGCTCGACGGCTGA
- a CDS encoding electron transfer flavoprotein-ubiquinone oxidoreductase, which translates to MTDTEDLPERDSMEFDVVIVGAGPAGLSAAIRLKQLAAETGQDISVVVLEKGSEVGAHILSGAVIDPIGLDRLLPGWRQEESPVKTPVTADHFLFLGHSGAIRLPNLLMPPLMNNHGNFVVSLGNVCRWLARKAEELGVEIYPGFAAAEVLYDDAGRVIGVATGDMGVARDGHRKDSFMRGMALLGKYVLIAEGARGSLAKMLIRRFELDKGREPPKFGIGIKELWEVRPEKHRPGFVQHSFGWPLDARTGGGSFLYHLEDNQVAVGFVVHLNYENPWLSPFEEFQRFKHHPAIRETFEGGKRLAYGSRAITEGGWQSIPELAFPGGLLIGCSAGLVNVPRIKGSHNAMLSGILAAEHVCRALSEGRAHDRLEGYEPALKASEIGRDLHKVRNVKPLWSKFGLYGGIALGGLDMWTNTLGFSLFGTLPHGKPDHAALKPASQCRPIDYPKPDGVLSFDRLSSVFLSNTNHEEDQPVHLKVLDMELQKRSEHDIFAGPSGRYCPAGVYEWIEDGPDAPRYQINAQNCVHCKTCDIKDPNQNINWTVPEGGGGPNYPNM; encoded by the coding sequence ATGACCGACACCGAAGACTTGCCCGAACGCGACTCCATGGAGTTCGACGTCGTCATCGTCGGTGCCGGCCCCGCCGGTCTGTCCGCCGCCATCCGCCTGAAGCAGCTTGCAGCGGAAACCGGGCAGGACATCTCGGTGGTGGTGCTCGAGAAGGGGTCGGAGGTCGGCGCCCATATCCTGTCGGGCGCCGTCATCGATCCGATCGGCCTCGATCGCCTGCTGCCCGGCTGGCGCCAGGAGGAGTCGCCGGTCAAGACGCCGGTGACCGCCGATCATTTCCTGTTTCTCGGCCATTCGGGCGCGATCCGGCTGCCGAACCTGCTGATGCCGCCGCTGATGAACAATCACGGCAACTTCGTCGTCTCGCTCGGCAATGTGTGCCGCTGGCTGGCACGCAAGGCGGAGGAACTCGGTGTCGAGATCTATCCGGGCTTTGCGGCGGCCGAGGTGCTCTACGACGATGCCGGTCGGGTGATCGGCGTCGCCACCGGCGACATGGGCGTCGCCCGCGATGGCCACCGCAAGGACAGTTTCATGCGCGGCATGGCGCTGCTCGGCAAGTATGTGCTGATCGCCGAGGGCGCCCGCGGTTCGCTCGCCAAGATGCTGATCCGCAGGTTCGAGCTCGACAAGGGCCGCGAGCCACCGAAATTCGGCATTGGCATCAAGGAGCTCTGGGAGGTTCGGCCGGAGAAGCACCGCCCGGGCTTCGTCCAGCATTCCTTCGGATGGCCGCTTGATGCGCGGACGGGCGGTGGGTCGTTCCTCTATCACCTCGAGGACAACCAGGTGGCCGTCGGCTTCGTGGTGCATCTCAACTACGAGAACCCCTGGCTGAGCCCGTTCGAGGAATTCCAGCGCTTCAAGCACCATCCGGCGATCCGCGAGACCTTCGAGGGCGGCAAGCGGCTCGCCTACGGCTCGCGCGCCATCACCGAGGGCGGCTGGCAGTCGATCCCCGAACTGGCCTTTCCGGGCGGCCTGCTGATCGGCTGCTCGGCCGGCCTCGTCAACGTTCCCCGCATCAAGGGCTCGCACAATGCGATGCTGTCGGGAATTCTGGCGGCCGAACATGTCTGCCGTGCGCTGTCGGAGGGCCGGGCACACGACCGCCTCGAGGGCTACGAGCCGGCCCTGAAGGCCTCGGAGATCGGACGCGACCTGCACAAGGTGCGCAACGTCAAGCCGCTGTGGTCGAAGTTCGGGCTCTACGGCGGCATCGCCCTCGGCGGTCTCGACATGTGGACCAACACGCTCGGCTTCTCGCTGTTCGGGACGTTGCCGCACGGCAAGCCGGATCACGCCGCTCTGAAGCCCGCGTCGCAATGCCGGCCGATCGACTATCCGAAGCCGGACGGGGTGCTGTCCTTCGACCGGCTGTCGTCGGTGTTCCTGTCCAACACGAACCACGAGGAAGACCAGCCGGTTCATCTCAAGGTTCTGGACATGGAACTGCAGAAGCGCTCGGAACACGACATCTTTGCCGGCCCGTCGGGGCGCTACTGCCCGGCCGGAGTCTACGAGTGGATCGAGGACGGGCCGGATGCGCCCCGCTACCAGATCAACGCGCAGAACTGCGTGCACTGCAAGACCTGCGACATCAAGGATCCGAACCAGAACATCAACTGGACGGTGCCGGAGGGCGGCGGCGGTCCCAACTATCCCAACATGTAG
- the ppdK gene encoding pyruvate, phosphate dikinase, producing MAKWVYGFGDGTAEGTAGMRELLGGKGANLAEMSSLGLPVPPGFTISTEVCTYYYAHDRQYPADLRDQVDAALARVGALVGKRFGDTKNPLLVSVRSGARASMPGMMDTVLNLGLNDETVEAVAALAGDRRFAFDSYRRFIQMYSNVVLGIDHHNFEDILEFYKDEKGHTLDTDLSADEWQEIVARYKICVEEHLGKPFPQDPAEQLWGAIGAVFGSWMNQRAITYRRLNAIPESWGTAVNVQAMVFGNMGETSATGVAFTRNPSTGEKELYGEFLVNAQGEDVVAGIRTPQDLTERARIAAGSDKPSLEALMPDCFAEFTRICDTLERHYRDMQDLEFTIERGKLWMLQTRSGKRTARAALRIAVDLANEGLISRDEAIRRVDPQALDQLLHPTIDPKAERKVMARGLPASPGAAQGEIVFDADTAEELAAEGRKVILVRVETSPEDIHGMHAAQGILTTRGGMTSHAAVVARGMGKPCVSGAGMIRVDYATGTMTAGGVTLKRGDVVTIDGSTGEVLLGEVSMLQPELSGEFAALMEWADAARRMKVRTNAETPADARTARQFGAEGIGLCRTEHMFFDEGRIVAVREMILADGEAGRRAALAKILPMQRQDFVELFEIMAGLPVTIRLLDPPLHEFLPQAEEELAEVAASIGADIQKLRARVQDLHEFNPMLGHRGCRLGITYPEIYEMQARAIFEAAAEAAARTGAPVVPEVMIPLVATRAELDMLKGRIVAVAEAVNREKGTTIKYQIGTMIELPRAALRAAEIAATAEFFSFGTNDLTQTTFGISRDDSARFLAEYVEKGLLESDPFVTLDRDGVGELVRIAAERGRAARPDIKLGICGEHGGDPASIAFCEEVGLDYVSCSPYRVPIARLAAAQAALGQAIERDR from the coding sequence ATGGCGAAGTGGGTATACGGCTTCGGCGACGGCACCGCGGAAGGCACCGCCGGCATGCGCGAACTGCTCGGCGGCAAGGGCGCGAACCTTGCCGAGATGTCGAGTCTCGGACTGCCGGTACCCCCCGGCTTCACCATCTCCACCGAGGTCTGCACCTACTACTACGCCCATGACAGGCAATACCCGGCCGATCTGAGGGATCAGGTCGATGCAGCGCTCGCCCGGGTCGGCGCGCTGGTCGGCAAGCGCTTCGGCGACACGAAGAATCCGCTGCTGGTCTCGGTGCGGTCCGGGGCGCGAGCCTCGATGCCCGGCATGATGGACACGGTTCTCAATCTCGGCCTCAACGACGAGACGGTCGAGGCGGTTGCCGCGCTTGCCGGCGATCGGCGTTTCGCCTTCGATTCCTATCGCCGCTTCATCCAGATGTACTCCAACGTTGTGCTCGGCATCGACCACCACAACTTCGAGGACATCCTGGAGTTCTACAAGGACGAGAAGGGCCACACCCTCGACACCGATCTGTCGGCCGACGAGTGGCAGGAGATCGTTGCCCGCTACAAGATCTGCGTCGAGGAGCATCTCGGCAAGCCGTTCCCGCAGGATCCCGCCGAGCAGCTGTGGGGCGCGATCGGAGCGGTATTCGGCTCGTGGATGAACCAGCGGGCGATCACCTATCGCAGACTCAACGCGATCCCCGAAAGCTGGGGCACCGCCGTCAACGTCCAGGCCATGGTGTTCGGCAACATGGGCGAGACCTCGGCCACCGGCGTCGCCTTCACCCGCAATCCCTCGACCGGCGAGAAGGAGCTCTATGGCGAATTCCTGGTCAACGCGCAGGGCGAGGACGTGGTCGCCGGCATCCGCACGCCGCAGGACCTGACCGAGCGCGCCCGGATCGCGGCCGGTTCCGACAAACCGTCCCTCGAGGCGCTGATGCCCGACTGCTTCGCCGAGTTCACCCGCATCTGCGACACGCTCGAGCGCCACTATCGCGACATGCAGGATCTCGAGTTCACCATCGAGAGGGGCAAGCTCTGGATGCTGCAGACGCGCTCCGGCAAGCGTACCGCCAGGGCGGCGTTGCGGATCGCCGTCGATCTTGCCAACGAGGGCCTGATCAGCCGCGACGAGGCGATCAGGCGGGTCGATCCGCAGGCGCTGGATCAGCTCCTGCATCCGACCATCGACCCGAAGGCCGAGCGCAAGGTGATGGCGCGCGGCCTGCCGGCCTCGCCCGGTGCGGCCCAGGGCGAGATCGTGTTCGACGCCGACACCGCCGAAGAGCTCGCGGCGGAGGGCCGCAAGGTCATCCTGGTGCGTGTCGAGACCAGCCCCGAGGACATCCATGGAATGCATGCGGCGCAGGGCATCCTCACCACCCGGGGCGGCATGACCAGCCATGCCGCCGTCGTCGCGCGCGGCATGGGCAAGCCCTGCGTCTCCGGCGCCGGCATGATCCGCGTCGACTACGCGACCGGAACGATGACGGCGGGAGGCGTCACCCTGAAGCGTGGCGACGTGGTGACCATCGACGGCAGCACCGGCGAGGTGCTGCTCGGCGAGGTCAGCATGCTGCAGCCGGAACTCTCCGGCGAATTCGCCGCGCTGATGGAATGGGCGGATGCGGCACGCCGGATGAAGGTGCGTACCAACGCCGAGACACCGGCGGATGCGCGCACCGCGCGGCAGTTCGGCGCGGAGGGCATCGGCCTGTGCCGCACCGAGCACATGTTCTTCGACGAGGGCCGTATCGTCGCGGTGCGCGAGATGATCCTCGCCGATGGCGAGGCCGGTCGCCGCGCGGCGCTGGCGAAGATCCTGCCGATGCAGCGCCAGGATTTCGTCGAGCTGTTCGAGATCATGGCCGGGCTGCCGGTGACGATCCGCCTGCTCGACCCGCCGCTGCACGAATTCCTGCCGCAGGCGGAGGAGGAACTGGCCGAGGTCGCCGCCTCGATCGGCGCCGATATCCAGAAGCTGCGCGCACGGGTGCAGGATCTGCACGAGTTCAACCCGATGCTCGGTCATCGCGGCTGCCGGCTCGGCATCACCTATCCCGAGATCTACGAGATGCAGGCCCGCGCCATCTTCGAGGCGGCCGCCGAGGCGGCCGCGCGCACCGGTGCGCCGGTGGTGCCCGAGGTGATGATCCCGCTGGTTGCGACCCGCGCCGAACTCGACATGCTGAAAGGCCGGATCGTTGCGGTCGCCGAGGCGGTCAACCGGGAGAAGGGAACGACGATCAAATATCAGATCGGCACGATGATCGAACTGCCGCGTGCGGCGCTGCGGGCCGCCGAGATTGCCGCGACGGCCGAGTTCTTCTCGTTCGGCACCAACGATCTGACGCAGACCACCTTCGGCATCAGCCGGGATGATTCGGCGCGTTTCCTCGCCGAATACGTCGAGAAGGGGCTGCTCGAATCCGATCCGTTCGTCACCCTCGACCGGGATGGTGTCGGCGAACTGGTGCGCATCGCCGCCGAACGCGGTCGCGCGGCCCGACCCGACATCAAGCTCGGCATCTGCGGCGAGCACGGCGGCGATCCGGCCTCGATCGCCTTCTGCGAGGAGGTTGGTCTCGACTATGTCTCGTGTTCGCCCTACCGCGTGCCGATCGCCCGTCTTGCCGCGGCGCAGGCTGCGCTCGGCCAGGCGATCGAACGCGACAGGTAG
- a CDS encoding glycine--tRNA ligase subunit alpha — protein sequence MTDRSDPLDPTRSFQGLILALQRYWAAYGCVILQPYDMEVGAGTFHPATTLRSLGPRHWNAAYVQPSRRPKDGRYGENPNRLQHYYQYQVILKPSPPDLQELYLGSLHAIGIDPKNHDIRFVEDDWESPTLGAWGLGWEVWCDGMEVSQFTYFQQVAGFDCAPVSGELTYGLERLAMYVQGVDNVYDLNFNGREGADKVTYGDVFLQAEQEYSRHNFEHADTGMLFEQFRMAEAACRSYLEAGWADVGRSRHLMALPAYDQCIKASHVFNLLDARGVISVTERQSYILRVRDLAKACGEAWLATAGGGAQS from the coding sequence ATGACCGACCGATCCGATCCGCTCGATCCGACCCGCTCCTTCCAGGGGCTCATCCTGGCGCTGCAGCGCTACTGGGCTGCCTATGGCTGCGTCATCCTGCAGCCCTACGACATGGAGGTCGGTGCCGGCACCTTCCATCCGGCGACCACGCTGCGCTCGCTCGGGCCCCGGCACTGGAACGCCGCCTATGTTCAGCCGTCGCGTCGGCCGAAGGACGGCCGCTACGGCGAGAACCCGAACCGGCTGCAGCACTATTACCAGTATCAGGTGATCCTGAAGCCTTCGCCGCCGGACCTGCAGGAGCTCTATCTGGGCTCGCTGCACGCGATAGGCATCGACCCGAAGAACCACGACATCCGCTTTGTCGAGGACGATTGGGAGAGCCCGACGCTGGGGGCCTGGGGGCTGGGCTGGGAGGTCTGGTGCGACGGCATGGAGGTCTCCCAGTTCACCTACTTCCAGCAGGTGGCAGGCTTCGACTGCGCGCCCGTCTCCGGCGAGCTGACCTACGGGCTGGAGCGCCTCGCCATGTACGTCCAGGGTGTCGACAATGTCTACGACCTCAATTTCAACGGCCGCGAGGGCGCCGACAAGGTCACCTACGGCGACGTCTTCCTGCAGGCCGAGCAGGAATATTCCCGCCACAACTTCGAGCACGCCGACACCGGGATGCTGTTCGAACAGTTCCGCATGGCTGAAGCCGCCTGTCGCAGCTATCTCGAGGCGGGCTGGGCGGATGTCGGGCGGAGCAGGCATCTCATGGCGCTGCCGGCCTACGACCAGTGCATCAAGGCAAGCCACGTCTTCAACCTGCTCGATGCGCGAGGGGTGATCTCCGTCACCGAGCGGCAGAGCTACATCCTGCGGGTGCGCGACCTGGCCAAGGCCTGTGGCGAGGCCTGGCTCGCGACCGCGGGCGGCGGGGCTCAGTCATGA
- a CDS encoding ArgK/MeaB family GTPase has protein sequence MTGLPAPEQVAAGRRRHVAAALTATEVLDSVEVASFLDAALAAGAGHVVGLTGPPGVGKSTLANALVGAWRSAGDRVGVIAVDPSSRATGGALLGDRTRIRKDPEDEGVFVRSMAARDRLGGLSEHTLAAMVVMRLAFGRVLIESVGIGQSEADIAFAAETVVLCIQPGSGDSLQFMKAGIMELPHILAITKADTGPAARRAVADVEGALGLSGPRPDGWRPIVLAVSAQTGDGLAALSAAIDTHRRWLAEGSRAGWLRAAQARAWVEDAVRGRFGTAGLQAVAADLAGLDPTRPFSGRRALLERLSARLGIGPAGRGDPRAPIA, from the coding sequence ATGACCGGGTTGCCCGCCCCCGAACAGGTCGCTGCCGGCCGCCGCCGACACGTGGCCGCCGCGCTGACCGCCACGGAGGTTCTGGACTCCGTCGAGGTGGCATCGTTCCTCGACGCGGCCCTGGCCGCAGGTGCTGGTCACGTGGTCGGCCTGACCGGCCCGCCGGGCGTCGGCAAGTCGACACTGGCCAATGCGCTGGTGGGGGCCTGGCGCAGTGCCGGTGACCGCGTCGGGGTCATCGCCGTCGATCCCTCCTCGCGTGCCACCGGCGGCGCGCTGCTCGGCGACCGCACCCGCATCCGCAAGGACCCCGAGGACGAAGGCGTCTTCGTCCGCTCCATGGCGGCGCGCGACCGGCTCGGCGGGCTGTCCGAGCACACGCTGGCGGCGATGGTGGTGATGCGGCTCGCCTTCGGCCGGGTACTGATCGAGAGCGTCGGGATCGGCCAGTCGGAAGCCGACATCGCGTTCGCCGCCGAGACGGTCGTGCTGTGCATCCAGCCGGGTTCGGGCGACAGCCTGCAGTTCATGAAGGCTGGCATCATGGAGCTGCCGCACATCCTCGCCATCACCAAGGCCGACACGGGACCCGCAGCACGGCGGGCGGTGGCCGATGTCGAGGGCGCGCTGGGGTTGTCTGGCCCTCGCCCCGACGGCTGGCGGCCGATCGTGCTCGCCGTCTCGGCACAGACCGGTGACGGGCTTGCTGCTCTCTCGGCAGCGATCGATACACACCGCCGCTGGCTCGCCGAAGGCAGCCGCGCCGGGTGGTTGCGGGCCGCACAGGCACGTGCCTGGGTCGAGGACGCGGTGCGCGGCCGCTTCGGCACGGCGGGTCTGCAGGCGGTGGCCGCCGATCTGGCCGGGCTCGATCCCACCCGTCCCTTCTCCGGCCGCCGCGCACTGCTCGAGCGGCTGTCCGCGCGGCTCGGGATCGGACCGGCGGGGAGAGGCGATCCGCGGGCACCGATTGCGTAA